A DNA window from Deinococcus multiflagellatus contains the following coding sequences:
- the ispG gene encoding flavodoxin-dependent (E)-4-hydroxy-3-methylbut-2-enyl-diphosphate synthase produces MTRRQTVSVNVGGVFVGSAHPIVVQSMTNTDTANAEATAIQIAQLARAGSEIVRVTVNTREAAAALPEIVARLHEVGLNVPIVGDFHYNGHILLREFPETARLLAKYRINPGNVGAGQHHDANFATMIEVAKEFDKPVRVGVNWGSLDQQVLAKLMDENTRAGSPKTGTDVMIDAMVVSALDSARYAEELGLPHDKILISVKVSSAPELWKVYRQLAPLCDYPLHLGLTEAGMGMKGIVASSAALAPLLIDGIGDTIRVSLTPEPGASRKLEVEVAQQILQSLGLRQFLPQVTSCPGCGRTTSTFFQELAQKIQDYIRDTMPEWKAKYPGVEEMQVAVMGCIVNGPGESKHANIGISLPGTGEDPRAPVYQDGKLLTTLRGPRIAEDFQDLLEQYVERRYGQGVGV; encoded by the coding sequence ATGACCCGCCGCCAGACCGTCAGCGTGAACGTGGGAGGCGTGTTCGTGGGCAGCGCGCACCCCATCGTCGTGCAGAGCATGACGAACACCGACACCGCCAACGCCGAGGCCACGGCCATTCAGATTGCCCAGCTGGCCCGCGCGGGCAGCGAGATCGTGCGCGTGACTGTGAACACCCGCGAAGCCGCCGCCGCCCTCCCCGAGATCGTGGCCCGCCTGCACGAGGTAGGCCTGAACGTGCCCATCGTGGGCGACTTTCACTACAACGGCCACATCCTGCTGCGCGAATTCCCGGAGACGGCCCGCCTGCTCGCCAAGTACCGCATCAACCCCGGCAATGTGGGCGCCGGGCAGCACCACGACGCCAACTTCGCCACCATGATCGAGGTGGCCAAGGAGTTCGACAAGCCGGTGCGCGTGGGCGTGAACTGGGGCAGCCTGGACCAGCAGGTGCTGGCGAAGCTGATGGACGAGAACACCCGCGCCGGCAGCCCGAAAACCGGCACCGACGTGATGATTGACGCGATGGTGGTCTCTGCCCTGGACAGCGCCCGCTACGCCGAGGAACTGGGGTTGCCCCACGACAAGATCCTGATTTCGGTGAAGGTGAGCAGCGCACCCGAACTGTGGAAGGTCTACCGCCAGCTGGCCCCGCTGTGCGACTACCCCCTGCACCTGGGCCTGACCGAAGCCGGCATGGGCATGAAGGGGATTGTGGCTAGCAGCGCGGCCCTGGCACCCCTTCTGATTGACGGCATTGGCGACACCATCCGCGTCTCCCTGACCCCCGAGCCCGGCGCCAGCCGCAAGCTGGAAGTGGAGGTGGCCCAGCAGATTTTGCAGAGCCTGGGGCTGCGCCAGTTTCTGCCGCAGGTCACCTCCTGCCCCGGGTGCGGGCGCACCACCAGCACCTTTTTCCAGGAGCTGGCCCAGAAGATTCAGGATTACATCCGCGACACCATGCCCGAGTGGAAGGCGAAATACCCCGGCGTGGAAGAGATGCAGGTGGCGGTCATGGGCTGCATCGTGAACGGCCCCGGCGAGAGCAAGCACGCCAACATCGGCATTTCGCTGCCCGGCACGGGGGAAGACCCGCGCGCCCCCGTGTACCAGGACGGCAAACTGCTGACCACCCTGAGGGGCCCCCGCATTGCCGAGGATTTTCAGGACTTGCTGGAACAGTACGTGGAGCGCCGCTACGGGCAGGGGGTGGGCGTGTGA
- a CDS encoding DUF4259 domain-containing protein, translating into MTVWGTGSLENEHAAAFVAEVVQDGAYALAEAFDVALDPDNDLLDAEEGHRALAAAEILAAVLTGDTASLTDAGLRAWVQGVNPAELAPLREVAREALDRVLGPGSELPDLWEESDDAEAWREDVQRLRAELG; encoded by the coding sequence GTGACCGTCTGGGGGACGGGCAGCCTGGAGAACGAGCACGCCGCCGCCTTTGTGGCCGAGGTGGTGCAGGACGGCGCCTACGCCCTGGCCGAGGCCTTTGATGTGGCCTTGGACCCCGACAACGACCTGCTGGACGCCGAGGAAGGTCACCGCGCCCTGGCCGCCGCCGAGATTCTGGCGGCGGTGCTGACGGGTGACACGGCCAGCCTGACCGACGCCGGGCTGCGCGCGTGGGTGCAGGGCGTGAACCCGGCCGAGCTGGCGCCCCTGCGTGAGGTGGCCCGCGAGGCCCTGGACCGGGTGCTGGGCCCCGGCAGCGAGCTGCCCGACCTGTGGGAGGAGAGCGACGACGCCGAGGCGTGGCGCGAGGACGTGCAGCGCCTGCGCGCCGAACTGGGGTAG
- a CDS encoding GNAT family N-acetyltransferase, which yields MTEQDSSAYSLQTTLEGISPAQLTGFFVGWPNPPSPETFYRLLAGSYRFVLAVQGGQVIGFVQAVSDGVLTAFVPLLEVRPEHQGQGIGRALMERLLAELADFYAVDLACDDDLVPFYEGLGLRWANLMFRRNYARQQGRPATP from the coding sequence GTGACCGAACAAGATTCTTCTGCTTACAGCCTTCAGACCACGCTGGAGGGCATCTCGCCCGCGCAGCTCACGGGGTTTTTCGTAGGGTGGCCCAACCCGCCCAGCCCAGAAACGTTTTACCGCCTGCTGGCGGGGTCGTACCGCTTTGTGCTGGCGGTGCAGGGCGGGCAGGTGATCGGGTTTGTGCAGGCGGTCAGCGACGGCGTGCTGACCGCTTTTGTTCCGCTGCTGGAAGTGCGGCCCGAGCATCAGGGGCAAGGCATTGGCCGCGCGCTGATGGAGCGGCTGCTGGCGGAACTGGCCGACTTCTACGCCGTGGACCTGGCCTGCGACGACGATCTGGTGCCCTTCTACGAGGGCCTGGGCTTGCGGTGGGCCAACCTGATGTTCCGGCGCAACTACGCCCGGCAGCAGGGACGACCAGCGACGCCTTAA